A DNA window from Phragmites australis chromosome 11, lpPhrAust1.1, whole genome shotgun sequence contains the following coding sequences:
- the LOC133885652 gene encoding uncharacterized protein LOC133885652 — MGFVGDTVESIRSMQIRQVISQIISLGMIVTSALIIWKGLIVVTGSESPVVVVLSGSMEPGFKRGDILFLHMSKDPIRTGEIVVFNVDGREIPIVHRVIKVHERQDTAEVDILTKGDNNFGDDRLLYAQGQLWLQQHHIMGRAVGYLPYVGWVTIIMTEKPFIKYLLIGALGLLVITSKE; from the exons ATGGGGTTCGTCGGCGACACGGTGGAGTCGATCCGCTCGATGCAGATCCGCCAAGTGATCTCGCAGATCATCAGCCTCG GTATGATTGTTACCTCGGCATTGATCATTTGGAAGGGACTGATTGTTGTGACGGGGAGTGAGTCCCCAGTGGTAGTGGTTCTTTCTGGTAGCATGGAGCCTGGATTCAAAAGG GGTGATATCCTCTTTTTGCACATGAGCAAAGATCCTATCCGCACAGGAGAAATAGTTGTTTTTAATGTTGAT GGTCGTGAAATTCCAATTGTTCATCGTGTGATTAAG GTCCATGAGCGTCAGGACACTGCAGAAGTTGACATCCTCACCAAAG GTGACAATAATTTTGGCGATGACCGACTTTTATATGCACAAGGGCAGCTTTGGCTCCAGCAACACCACATTATGGGACGTGCTGTAGG CTATCTTCCATATGTCGGGTGGGTTACAATTATCATGACTGAGAAACCATTTATTAAG TATCTGCTGATCGGCGCACTAGGCTTGCTGgtcattacatcaaaagagTAA